The following are from one region of the Rhodopirellula sp. P2 genome:
- a CDS encoding HAD family hydrolase translates to MNSPNDRDTPLTDLLFSSEPLLPNPVAVPPELAPLTQPKLIDLREIQVILLDVYGTLVISGSGDVGTADDAKHDAANRWIRDAATQAGVQDRTGIPTSDQLRTQIVATNESARSEANPKPEVDILEIWRRVLQANQREDLATNPKILAAWICGVEGRSNPVWPMPGAGDALMAMQAKGRRLGIVSNAQFYTPLIVQDLIAKRSQDTKRGTSSDSVERTIAGDLSSVFDLNACHFSYRYRTAKPGPLLFERAIAQLRGTGILPEQVLYIGNDMLNDVWAAKQFGLRTALFAGDGRSLRLRTEDARCEKCLPDMVLTHWDQIVECL, encoded by the coding sequence GTGAACTCACCCAACGACCGCGACACCCCACTGACAGACCTTCTTTTTTCCTCCGAGCCGCTTCTGCCCAATCCGGTTGCCGTGCCCCCGGAACTCGCTCCGCTGACTCAGCCCAAGCTGATTGACCTCCGTGAGATCCAGGTCATCTTGCTGGACGTCTACGGAACACTGGTCATCAGCGGCAGCGGCGACGTCGGAACCGCCGACGATGCGAAACACGACGCCGCGAATCGCTGGATTCGCGACGCTGCCACGCAAGCCGGCGTCCAAGATCGGACCGGTATCCCCACGTCCGACCAACTGCGAACCCAAATCGTGGCCACGAACGAGTCCGCTCGTTCGGAGGCGAACCCGAAACCGGAGGTCGACATCCTGGAGATCTGGCGGCGGGTGCTGCAGGCCAACCAACGCGAGGACTTGGCAACGAATCCAAAAATTTTGGCGGCCTGGATTTGTGGCGTCGAAGGACGCTCCAATCCGGTTTGGCCGATGCCGGGGGCGGGCGATGCCTTGATGGCGATGCAAGCGAAGGGGCGCCGCTTGGGGATTGTCAGCAACGCTCAGTTCTACACTCCGTTGATCGTCCAAGATCTGATCGCCAAGCGTTCCCAGGACACAAAACGAGGCACGTCAAGCGATTCGGTCGAAAGAACGATTGCGGGAGATCTGTCATCCGTGTTCGATCTCAACGCGTGCCATTTTTCCTATCGCTATCGAACCGCCAAACCGGGGCCCTTGCTGTTTGAGCGTGCGATCGCGCAGCTCCGTGGCACCGGGATTCTGCCGGAACAGGTTCTCTACATCGGCAATGACATGCTCAACGATGTCTGGGCGGCGAAGCAGTTCGGACTGCGGACAGCACTGTTCGCGGGGGACGGTCGCAGCCTGCGATTGCGGACCGAGGATGCTCGCTGCGAGAAATGTTTGCCTGACATGGTGCTGACACACTGGGATCAGATAGTAGAGTGTTTGTGA
- a CDS encoding glycosyltransferase family 4 protein gives MTATMGVQIGFVGTRFAGTDGVSLESAKWAQVLWDNGHVSHWYSGQSDRDKATSMVVPHAYFGHPDIEWINRRAFGTRTRTPDVTQRIYTLADYLKKTLYEFTRRFDLDLLIVQNALCIPMNLPLGVALTNFIAETGFPTIAHHHDFYWERDRFSVSAVTDMLWMAFPPALPQIQNVTINSFAQEDLSHRRGVSSILVPNVLDFENEPPQADEYSSHFREDIGLEEDDILFLQPTRVVPRKGIEHAIALVAALKNDKCKLVISHASGDEGNEYLQVLMDLAESSGVDLRLCDHQVGDKRAIDADGNRIYTLGDAYAQADFITYPSIYEGFGNALLEAFYYRKPLLVNRYSIYVADIEPKGAKVISMDGYLTKDVVSKVERIIRDKAFRDEMVDFNYEIGRAFFSYGVLRRKLRALVTNFTGQDNL, from the coding sequence GTGACAGCTACGATGGGCGTCCAAATCGGCTTTGTGGGAACACGTTTCGCCGGCACCGACGGGGTGTCGCTTGAAAGCGCGAAATGGGCCCAGGTTCTCTGGGACAATGGCCATGTGAGCCACTGGTACTCGGGCCAGAGCGACCGGGACAAAGCGACCTCGATGGTCGTTCCCCACGCTTACTTCGGCCACCCTGACATCGAATGGATCAACCGCCGCGCGTTTGGCACTCGCACTCGAACGCCCGATGTGACCCAGCGAATCTACACGTTGGCGGACTACCTGAAGAAAACGCTGTACGAATTCACCCGGCGTTTCGATTTGGATCTGCTGATCGTCCAGAACGCGCTGTGCATCCCGATGAATTTGCCGCTCGGCGTCGCGCTGACCAACTTCATCGCCGAAACCGGTTTCCCCACGATCGCTCACCACCACGATTTCTACTGGGAACGCGATCGGTTCAGCGTCTCCGCCGTGACCGACATGCTGTGGATGGCGTTCCCGCCTGCACTGCCACAAATTCAAAACGTGACGATCAACTCGTTCGCGCAAGAAGACCTGTCGCACCGCCGCGGTGTCTCGTCGATTTTGGTGCCCAACGTGTTGGATTTCGAAAACGAGCCCCCGCAAGCCGACGAGTACTCGTCGCACTTCCGCGAAGACATCGGGTTGGAAGAAGACGACATCCTGTTCCTGCAGCCCACCCGCGTGGTGCCTCGCAAAGGCATCGAGCACGCCATCGCCTTGGTCGCGGCGCTGAAGAACGACAAATGCAAACTGGTGATCTCCCACGCCAGCGGTGACGAAGGCAACGAGTACCTGCAAGTCCTGATGGATTTGGCCGAAAGCAGTGGCGTCGATCTGCGTCTGTGCGATCATCAAGTTGGCGACAAACGTGCGATCGATGCTGACGGCAATCGCATCTACACGTTGGGCGATGCGTACGCGCAAGCCGACTTCATCACCTACCCGAGTATCTACGAAGGGTTCGGCAACGCACTTTTGGAAGCGTTTTATTATCGCAAACCGTTGTTGGTGAATCGTTATTCGATTTACGTCGCCGACATCGAACCCAAAGGTGCCAAGGTCATCTCCATGGATGGCTACCTGACGAAGGACGTTGTGTCGAAGGTGGAGCGGATCATCCGCGACAAAGCGTTCCGAGATGAGATGGTCGATTTCAATTATGAGATCGGCCGTGCATTCTTTTCCTACGGGGTGCTGCGGCGGAAACTGCGAGCCCTCGTGACCAACTTCACCGGACAGGACAACTTGTGA
- a CDS encoding alpha-amylase family glycosyl hydrolase, producing MSSTIDDVTRSRITDVYGHVSDVLAEGLQRCFDRSNHPSPPAELWDHRDVVMITYADQIRESGKSPLDAQRQFLLDHNLDELIRCVHLLPFCPSTSDDGFSVADYLAVDPESGDWDDIQRLGERFDLMYDLVLNHSSQQHRWFQGFLNDEPEYKDFYSTANPSEDLSKVVRPRSLPLLTEFDSASGKRYVWTTFSADQVDLNYANPRVMLAMLETLVEYARRGARIIRLDAIAFLWKEIGTSCLHLPQTHAAVRLMRHVLDVAAPGTIVLTETNVPHAENISYFGDGTNEAHMVYQFSLPPLLLDAIHSGDTSVLQNWMSSLDLPTDQVTYFNFTASHDGIGVRPVEGILPAERVDALVEIAKAHGGRIGMRTQPDGSQSPYELNVTYLDAVADRTTVPATEHAQRFLATQAIMLSMRGVPAVYFHSLVGSPNDIAGVEASDIPRRINRHKYERAELEAALADAGSLQQLVADGYRHLLSVRKQQTAFHPNASQTVLELPADGLLGFVRQRDDESPLCVLANLSSETRQIEPANLPGDFTFDALSEESLDQNAPLAMAPYQVRWLKSSSTA from the coding sequence GTGAGCTCAACCATCGACGACGTCACTCGGTCACGGATCACCGATGTGTACGGGCACGTTTCCGACGTGCTCGCCGAAGGTTTGCAACGGTGCTTTGATCGATCCAACCATCCGTCTCCGCCGGCCGAACTGTGGGATCATCGCGATGTCGTGATGATCACCTACGCCGATCAAATTCGCGAATCGGGCAAGTCACCGCTCGACGCCCAACGGCAATTCTTGCTGGATCACAACCTCGATGAGTTGATCCGCTGCGTTCACTTGCTGCCCTTTTGCCCGTCCACGAGCGACGATGGTTTCTCCGTCGCGGATTACTTGGCCGTTGATCCTGAATCCGGCGACTGGGACGACATCCAGCGGTTGGGCGAACGCTTTGATTTGATGTACGACCTGGTGCTCAATCACTCATCGCAACAACACCGTTGGTTCCAAGGCTTCCTGAACGACGAACCGGAATACAAAGACTTCTATTCCACCGCCAATCCATCGGAAGATCTTTCGAAAGTCGTCCGGCCGCGTAGCTTGCCACTGCTGACGGAATTCGATTCCGCCTCGGGCAAGCGTTACGTTTGGACCACATTCAGCGCCGATCAAGTGGACCTGAATTACGCCAACCCGCGTGTCATGTTGGCGATGCTGGAAACGTTGGTCGAATACGCTCGCCGAGGTGCCCGCATCATTCGGCTCGATGCGATTGCGTTTCTATGGAAAGAGATCGGCACGTCGTGTTTGCACCTGCCACAAACCCACGCTGCGGTCCGCTTGATGCGACACGTGCTCGATGTTGCCGCACCGGGAACCATCGTGCTGACTGAAACCAATGTGCCTCACGCCGAGAACATCTCGTACTTTGGCGACGGCACCAATGAAGCCCACATGGTGTACCAGTTCAGCCTGCCACCGTTGCTGCTCGACGCGATTCACAGCGGTGACACCAGCGTGCTTCAAAACTGGATGAGCTCACTGGATTTACCCACCGATCAAGTCACGTATTTCAACTTCACCGCGTCCCATGACGGCATCGGGGTTCGGCCCGTCGAAGGCATCTTGCCCGCCGAGCGAGTCGACGCACTCGTTGAGATCGCGAAGGCTCACGGTGGTCGCATCGGAATGCGAACTCAACCCGATGGCTCGCAAAGCCCTTACGAGCTGAACGTCACTTACCTGGATGCGGTGGCTGATCGCACAACCGTGCCAGCGACGGAACATGCCCAACGTTTCTTGGCCACGCAAGCGATCATGTTGTCGATGCGCGGCGTGCCTGCGGTTTACTTCCATTCCTTGGTCGGATCGCCCAACGACATCGCTGGTGTGGAAGCATCTGACATTCCCCGCCGCATCAATCGCCACAAATACGAGCGAGCGGAACTGGAAGCGGCCCTCGCCGATGCCGGTTCCCTGCAGCAACTCGTTGCGGACGGATACCGTCACTTGCTGAGCGTGCGAAAGCAACAAACCGCGTTTCATCCCAACGCGTCGCAGACCGTTTTGGAACTGCCGGCCGATGGCCTTCTCGGGTTTGTGCGACAACGCGATGACGAATCTCCGTTGTGCGTGCTGGCCAACCTGTCCAGCGAAACTCGCCAGATCGAGCCAGCAAACTTGCCGGGCGATTTTACCTTTGACGCCCTGTCGGAGGAGTCGCTTGATCAGAACGCCCCCCTCGCGATGGCTCCGTATCAGGTACGCTGGTTGAAGTCATCTTCCACCGCCTGA
- a CDS encoding MotA/TolQ/ExbB proton channel family protein, with product MLELISSYSTVAIVVAALAHVFFFFVLAMWARGDRKKIVQTLQRFTDSLPNRSRMDHDAHPSDQIEACLADIQDVLVEPPGSSHRVALSQRMRILDERRDYLHSLRFETAWNVARTMIEAYPLAGVLGTILAIGAALASDDQASVGVIVTRFGDAIWSTFAGLAAAITLMLINSFVEPGFAKLSENRLHVRETASKAKRELGPADRVDPNAMPTTPAMEATT from the coding sequence ATGCTAGAGCTGATCTCGTCTTACTCGACTGTTGCCATCGTGGTTGCCGCCTTGGCACACGTGTTCTTTTTCTTCGTATTGGCCATGTGGGCACGGGGGGATCGCAAGAAGATCGTGCAAACGCTGCAACGATTCACGGATTCGCTTCCCAATCGCAGCCGGATGGATCACGACGCTCACCCGTCTGATCAGATCGAGGCATGCTTGGCGGACATCCAAGACGTCTTGGTGGAGCCACCAGGTTCGTCTCATCGCGTGGCATTGAGCCAGCGGATGCGAATCCTGGACGAACGGCGCGACTACTTGCATTCGCTTCGGTTTGAAACAGCATGGAATGTCGCCCGCACGATGATCGAGGCCTACCCGCTGGCGGGTGTGCTGGGGACGATCCTCGCCATCGGTGCCGCGCTCGCTTCCGATGACCAGGCCTCCGTGGGCGTGATCGTGACACGCTTTGGTGACGCCATTTGGTCGACGTTCGCAGGCTTGGCTGCGGCAATCACGTTGATGCTGATCAACAGTTTTGTCGAACCTGGATTTGCCAAGCTTTCGGAGAACCGTTTGCACGTTCGCGAAACGGCTTCGAAAGCCAAACGCGAACTCGGGCCCGCGGACCGCGTGGATCCCAATGCGATGCCAACCACGCCCGCCATGGAAGCGACGACGTGA
- a CDS encoding prolyl oligopeptidase family serine peptidase: MTVFRRNARLRKALATLLAGLCISSLSQPATTADEPTDSSSRMKFEYPVSRLDEVVDNYHGREVADPYRWLEDVESDETAAWVEAQNKVTQSYLQSLPQRETMRARLEALWDYSRTGLPAKRGDTYFYTFNDGLQNQSVLYRTPADVPPADWAANREVLLDPNNLSEDGTMSLASWVPSEDGKHLAYAIADGGSDWRTWRVREVATGKDTDDLIQWSKFSGIAWTPDGDGFYYSRYAEPAEGEELTGTNDNQMLYLHRLGTPQSEDQLVMKRPDHPKWGFGASVTEDGRYLVISNWKGTEPKTQVFVQDLMADDAPVRGLIMGFDADYSFIGSEGSTLFFLTDHEAPRRRVISLDVAEHAGRTDDNVDEPADRANWEEVIPQSEHVLEHVSLLSGVFFANYLADALNQVERYALDGSPMGTLKLPGKGSVGGLGGRQDATETFFSFTNYVTPPSIHRVNVATGESELAIMPEVAFDVSLYVTEQVFCTSKDGTQVPILITRHKDAPLDGSNRTLLYAYGGFNISLTPSYSPGIAGWLDAGGVYAVANLRGGGEYGREWHEAGMQLKKQNVFDDFIAAAEHLIDMGITRRERLGVRGGSNGGLLIGAVMTQRPDLFGACLPAVGVMDMLRYHKFTIGWAWVSEFGSSDDETQIDNLLSYSPLHNLKPGTCYPATMVTTADRDDRVVPGHSFKFAAALQAAQSCDNPTLIRIETRAGHGAGTPTSKKIDEYADLWAFLLENLK; this comes from the coding sequence ATGACCGTTTTCCGACGCAACGCCCGACTTCGAAAGGCACTGGCGACGCTCCTTGCCGGCCTTTGCATCAGCTCACTTTCCCAACCCGCCACGACGGCGGACGAACCCACCGATTCGAGTTCCCGCATGAAGTTTGAGTATCCCGTCAGTCGTCTTGACGAGGTTGTTGACAACTACCACGGCCGCGAAGTGGCGGATCCATATCGTTGGTTGGAGGACGTTGAGAGCGACGAAACGGCCGCTTGGGTCGAAGCACAAAACAAGGTCACGCAGAGTTACTTGCAGTCTTTGCCGCAACGCGAAACGATGCGAGCCCGATTGGAAGCGTTGTGGGACTACTCTCGCACCGGTTTGCCCGCCAAACGAGGCGACACGTACTTCTACACCTTCAATGATGGGCTGCAGAACCAAAGCGTTTTGTATCGCACCCCCGCCGATGTGCCACCCGCGGACTGGGCAGCCAACCGCGAAGTGCTGCTGGACCCGAACAACCTGAGCGAAGATGGCACCATGTCGCTCGCGTCATGGGTGCCCAGCGAAGACGGCAAGCACCTGGCCTATGCCATCGCCGATGGCGGCAGTGACTGGCGGACCTGGCGGGTGCGTGAGGTGGCCACCGGCAAAGACACCGATGATTTGATCCAGTGGTCCAAGTTCAGTGGCATCGCGTGGACGCCGGATGGCGACGGGTTTTACTACTCGCGTTACGCCGAACCGGCTGAAGGCGAAGAGCTGACCGGGACCAACGACAACCAAATGCTGTACTTGCACCGACTGGGCACGCCGCAGTCGGAAGACCAACTGGTCATGAAACGTCCCGACCATCCCAAGTGGGGTTTTGGTGCCTCGGTCACCGAAGACGGTCGCTACCTGGTGATTTCCAACTGGAAGGGCACGGAACCCAAGACGCAGGTGTTCGTCCAAGACCTGATGGCCGACGACGCACCGGTTCGCGGCTTGATCATGGGCTTTGACGCGGACTACAGCTTCATCGGCTCGGAAGGATCGACGCTGTTCTTCCTGACCGACCATGAAGCCCCCCGTCGCCGCGTGATCAGCTTGGACGTGGCGGAACATGCCGGGCGAACCGACGACAACGTCGATGAACCCGCCGATCGAGCGAACTGGGAAGAAGTCATCCCGCAGAGCGAACACGTTTTGGAACATGTCTCGCTGCTCAGTGGGGTCTTCTTCGCCAACTACTTGGCCGACGCCCTCAACCAAGTCGAACGCTACGCCTTGGACGGATCTCCCATGGGAACGCTGAAACTGCCCGGCAAAGGCTCTGTGGGGGGGCTGGGAGGTCGCCAAGACGCCACCGAGACATTCTTCTCGTTCACCAACTACGTCACGCCACCGAGCATCCACCGCGTCAACGTGGCCACCGGTGAATCGGAACTGGCGATCATGCCGGAAGTCGCCTTTGACGTCAGCCTGTACGTCACCGAACAAGTCTTCTGCACCAGCAAAGACGGCACCCAGGTGCCGATCCTGATCACACGTCACAAGGACGCACCGCTGGACGGCAGCAACCGCACGCTGCTGTACGCCTACGGTGGATTCAACATCTCGCTGACGCCGTCTTATTCGCCTGGCATCGCGGGTTGGTTGGACGCCGGTGGCGTGTACGCCGTCGCGAACCTTCGGGGTGGTGGTGAGTACGGTCGTGAATGGCACGAAGCCGGGATGCAGCTGAAGAAACAAAACGTCTTTGACGACTTCATTGCCGCCGCGGAACACTTGATCGACATGGGCATCACCCGCCGTGAACGCTTGGGGGTCCGAGGTGGCAGCAACGGTGGATTGCTGATCGGTGCCGTGATGACTCAGCGTCCCGACTTGTTCGGGGCCTGTTTGCCTGCCGTCGGCGTGATGGACATGCTGCGGTACCACAAATTCACGATCGGTTGGGCTTGGGTCAGCGAGTTTGGAAGCAGCGATGACGAAACCCAAATCGACAACCTGTTGTCGTACAGCCCGCTGCACAATTTGAAACCTGGAACGTGTTACCCCGCCACGATGGTGACCACCGCCGACCGAGACGACCGCGTCGTGCCCGGTCACAGCTTCAAGTTCGCTGCGGCGTTGCAAGCGGCTCAGTCATGCGACAACCCGACCTTGATTCGGATTGAAACGCGAGCCGGTCACGGGGCTGGCACACCGACCAGCAAGAAGATCGACGAGTACGCCGATCTCTGGGCTTTCTTGCTCGAAAACTTGAAGTGA
- a CDS encoding site-2 protease family protein, with the protein MLLQQPQESPYDLNFQLFGFPIRIAWTFWLGAAVFGWSLVQLFDSMEGSPGRLPLLLLWALCMLLSILIHELGHAFAFRQYGIESSLVLYHFGGLAVPRSTHNYGGFASSFSPPRLSHGAELWIALAGPLAQLASAAVVVAAVKAMGFRITAFALMPYPLDSLPGVLEGNDFDSVGMFALVTFYVWPSVLWAVLNLIPVFPLDGGRIMRSLVMMGGGQTDTWLWISMIIGGACTMYGFSSGNMFLGILFLSLAVGNYQMMQGSARY; encoded by the coding sequence ATGCTGCTGCAACAACCCCAAGAATCACCCTACGACTTGAACTTTCAGTTGTTTGGATTCCCGATCCGAATCGCTTGGACGTTCTGGCTGGGCGCGGCTGTGTTTGGATGGAGCTTGGTCCAGCTGTTTGATTCGATGGAAGGCAGCCCCGGCCGCCTGCCATTGCTGCTGCTGTGGGCTCTCTGCATGCTCTTGTCGATCCTGATTCACGAGCTCGGCCACGCCTTTGCCTTTCGCCAATATGGCATCGAATCATCGCTGGTTCTGTACCACTTTGGCGGGCTCGCGGTGCCGCGATCCACGCACAATTACGGCGGTTTTGCCTCCTCGTTTTCGCCTCCGCGGCTCAGCCATGGGGCCGAACTCTGGATCGCTCTGGCGGGGCCACTGGCGCAGTTGGCGTCCGCAGCAGTGGTGGTCGCCGCTGTCAAAGCGATGGGGTTCCGGATCACCGCGTTCGCTTTGATGCCGTATCCACTCGATTCGCTTCCCGGCGTCCTCGAAGGGAACGATTTTGACAGTGTCGGGATGTTCGCGTTGGTCACGTTTTACGTCTGGCCCAGCGTGCTCTGGGCAGTGCTGAACTTGATCCCAGTCTTCCCGCTCGATGGAGGACGAATCATGCGTTCGTTGGTGATGATGGGAGGCGGACAAACCGACACTTGGCTGTGGATCAGCATGATCATTGGTGGGGCCTGCACGATGTACGGTTTCTCATCCGGGAACATGTTCTTGGGCATCCTCTTTTTGTCGTTGGCGGTGGGCAACTACCAAATGATGCAAGGATCGGCGCGTTACTAA
- a CDS encoding POT family MFS transporter, translating to MSTSDSNTPDQPTSPKYRDQPEATTGMPAGIPYIIGNEAAERFSFYGMRSILTVFMTTYLLNASGELDPMSDEDAKFWGHTFIMAAYFTPLLGAFLADWLLGKYRTILYLSVLYCLGHLALAMNETRFGLAIGLGLIALGTGAIKPCVSAHVGDQFGTKNSHLLAKVFGWFYVAINLGSFFSTLLTPWLLDRYGSQIAFGVPGVLMAIATLLFWMGRHKFIHIPPRGPSVFKDAFTGIGGRALLNLIPVYLLVAVFWSLFDQTATSWVIQAESMDRNVFGFELLSSQIQAANPFLILIFVPLFSYVLYPAINRVFPLTPLRKISLGMFLTVSSFAIIALIEQNIQDGGTPSIAWQVLAYTILTAAEVMVSITCLEFSYTQAPNSIKSIIMSFYLLSVAMGNFIAAGVNAIISNADGTSKLPGATYYWFFAGLMLVAACLFIFVALIYRGKTYIQDDESLDAESTAESSMTA from the coding sequence ATGTCGACATCCGATTCAAACACCCCCGACCAGCCGACCAGCCCGAAGTATCGTGATCAGCCCGAAGCTACCACGGGAATGCCCGCCGGCATCCCGTACATCATCGGCAATGAAGCGGCCGAACGATTCAGCTTCTACGGGATGCGGTCGATCCTCACCGTCTTCATGACAACGTACCTGCTCAATGCCAGTGGTGAACTGGACCCGATGAGCGATGAAGACGCGAAGTTCTGGGGCCACACGTTCATCATGGCGGCCTACTTCACGCCGCTGCTTGGTGCCTTCCTGGCCGACTGGTTGCTCGGCAAGTACCGAACCATCTTGTACCTGTCCGTCTTGTACTGCCTTGGCCACTTGGCACTCGCGATGAACGAAACCCGATTTGGCCTGGCCATCGGGTTGGGCCTGATCGCCCTTGGCACGGGTGCGATCAAACCATGTGTCTCCGCCCACGTCGGCGACCAATTCGGGACCAAGAACTCGCACCTGCTCGCGAAGGTCTTCGGATGGTTCTACGTCGCCATCAACCTCGGCTCTTTCTTCTCAACCTTGCTAACACCCTGGCTGCTTGACCGGTACGGATCGCAGATCGCTTTCGGCGTTCCCGGCGTGTTGATGGCGATCGCCACGCTGCTGTTTTGGATGGGGCGACACAAGTTCATTCACATTCCACCTCGCGGACCGAGCGTCTTCAAAGATGCCTTCACCGGAATCGGAGGACGGGCGCTGCTGAACCTGATTCCGGTCTATTTGCTAGTCGCCGTGTTCTGGAGTCTGTTTGACCAAACCGCCACGTCATGGGTGATCCAAGCCGAGAGCATGGACAGAAACGTCTTCGGTTTTGAATTGCTTTCGAGCCAAATCCAAGCGGCAAACCCATTCTTGATCCTCATTTTCGTACCCCTGTTCAGCTACGTGCTCTACCCGGCGATCAACCGTGTGTTCCCGCTCACGCCGCTACGGAAGATTTCGCTGGGCATGTTTCTGACCGTGTCTTCCTTCGCGATCATCGCGTTGATCGAACAAAACATTCAAGACGGCGGCACACCCTCCATCGCTTGGCAGGTGCTGGCTTACACAATCCTGACCGCTGCCGAAGTCATGGTGTCCATCACGTGCTTGGAGTTCAGCTACACGCAGGCTCCCAACAGCATCAAGAGCATCATCATGAGCTTCTACCTGCTGTCGGTCGCAATGGGGAACTTCATCGCCGCTGGTGTCAACGCGATTATCTCCAACGCCGATGGCACGTCGAAGCTCCCAGGAGCCACCTACTACTGGTTCTTCGCAGGCTTGATGCTGGTGGCAGCCTGCCTGTTCATCTTCGTCGCTCTGATTTACCGGGGTAAAACCTACATCCAGGATGACGAATCTCTGGATGCCGAATCGACAGCCGAAAGCTCAATGACGGCGTGA